A section of the Paralichthys olivaceus isolate ysfri-2021 chromosome 14, ASM2471397v2, whole genome shotgun sequence genome encodes:
- the macroh2a2 gene encoding core histone macro-H2A.2, with translation MSARGGKKKATKLSRSSRAGVIFPVGRMMRYLRTGTHKYRIGMGAPVYMAAVIEYLAAEILELAGNAARDNKKGRITPRHIKLAVANDEELNQLLRGVTISNGGVLPRIHPELLSKKRGARVKVDQSSIPEKQEERSKSKKPVKTFKKVKGKRGRKPKNTDNDKESVPNSTAEDGPGDGFTILSAKSLFLGQKLSLTESEISKIGTIKVEGIINPTNAEMDLKDGVGNALEKAGGREFLDGVKELRKAQGPLEVASVAVSQANGMAARFVIHCNVPQWGSEKCEDQLEKTVKNCLSAAEEKKLKSVAFPSLPAGRNGFPKQTAAQLILKAISNHFVSSTSSSLKNIYFVLFDSESIGIYLQEMAKLDAK, from the exons ATGTCAGCCAGAGGTGGAAAAAAGAAGGCTACCAAGCTGTCCCGCTCATCCAGGGCGGGCGTCATCTTTCCTGTGGGGAGGATGATGAGGTACCTGCGCACTGGCACGCACAAATACCGCATTGGCATGGGGGCCCCTGTCTACATGGCAGCGGTCATCGAGTACCTGGCAG CTGAGATCTTGGAGCTGGCAGGAAACGCAGCACGGGACAACAAGAAAGGACGAATAACACCCAGGCACATCAAGCTGGCTGTGGCCAATGACGAGGAGCTCAACCAG CTTCTACGGGGGGTGACCATATCAAACGGAGGCGTCTTGCCTCGCATCCACCCAGAGCTGCTCTCAAAGAAGAGGGGGGCCAGGGTGAAAGTAGACCAGTCATCCATCCCCGAGAAACAGGAAGAGCGCTCAAAGAGCAAGAAACCCGTCAAAACCTTCAAGAAGGTGAAAGGCAAACGAGGCCGAAAGCCAAAG AACACAGACAACGACAAAGAGTCTGTACCAAACTCCACAGCTGAGGACGGTCCTGGAGACGGCTTCACCATCCTGTCAGCAAAGAGCCTGTTCCTCGGACAGAAG CTTTCACTAACAGAGAGTGAAATCAGCAAAATTGGAACAATCAAGGTGGAAGGGATAATTAACCCGACAAATGCAGAGATGGACCTCAAAGACGGAGTTG GCAACGCTCTGGAGAAGGCCGGAGGCCGAGAGTTCCTGGATGGCGTGAAGGAGCTGCGGAAAGCACAGGGGCCATTGGAGGTGGCGTCAG TGGCAGTGAGCCAGGCCAACGGGATGGCGGCGCGCTTTGTCATCCACTGTAACGTCCCTCAGTGGGGCTCGGAGAAGTGTGAAGACCAGTTGGAGAAAACGGTGAAGAACTGTctctcagcagcagaggagaaaaagctCAAGTCTGTAGCTTTCCCTTCACTTCCTGCTGGACG GAACGGCTTCCCAAAGCAAACCGCCGCCCAGCTCATCCTCAAGGCCATCTCCAACCATTTCGTGTCGTCCACCAGCTCCTCCctgaaaaacatttactttgttcTGTTCGACAGTGAGAGCATCGGAATATACCTTCAGGAAATGGCAAAGCTGGACGCCAAGTGA